CTGGCGCACGATGAAAAATCCCTGGTTGCGATAGCGCGAGTAAATTCCATCCGCGGTGTAATTGCCGGCGGGCCCCGCGTTGATGATTTTTGGCCGAGCGGCTGAAGGATGGCCGCTCTCGCCCGATTGACAGCCCCCTGCGGCCAGGCCCGCTGTCAGAAACAAAAAGTGTCTCCGATTCATTTCCATGGCCACAAGGTCCGCCAACCGCCTCAATATTCAAAGACCAAACTTGTCGCGATGCCCCAATGCACGTCCTGGCGGGCGTTGTTGTTCATTGGGAAAACAAAGCCGAGACCGAGGCGCGGTTGGATGCGTCCGATGGTGTCGAGATTGACGCGGACGCCGGCCAACCCAGTGAGGCTCGTCTGGCCGGAGTCACCGTGGTTCAACGCAGTTTCGCCGGACATTTCGAAGAGCGGAATGATGCGCTGGACGTGTGGGATATGTAGTTGCTCGGGCGTAATCGAATAGCCGAGGTCGACACCGTATTCCCAGGAGTGCGCGCCGCCGTCTTCACCCGGGCCGAACAACATCGAATAGCCCGTGATGGCTTGCAGGGTCACGTGCTGGCCGAGGCGCAGGTCATTAAAAATTTTCGGGACCAATTCCGTGTTCTTGCTGACCGAGGAATGAACCGGAATGCCGACTTCCACGCCGGCGCCGGCGGTGGTGTCGAAAAAGCCGTTTTCGGAAACGAATTGATAGAAGGGATAACGCGCGCCGAGATCGATATTGCCGATGCCGTCCACGACATCCCCGGCTTCCGAGGCGCGTTCGTAGTGAAGTTCCGCCTCCACGGTCATGAGGCCAAAGCCTTTTTCGATTTCCGCCGTCACTTCGTCATCGGTCACGCTTCCGGCCTTGGTGTGGGTCCAATCGAGGCGCGCTTCGTTGTCTTCCAGATCGGAGTCATCGACGAGAAATGGTTCAGGAAATGCGCCCTGCCCGTATGAGCTCCGATGATCGAGCGCGTTGAATAATCCGTAACGGTTGCTGCTGTCGTCCGGGGCAGCGGGAGAATTAGTCTGGGCGTGCGCGCCGAAGACGGGCGCGAGCGCCAGGGCTGAGAGAATACCGAGAATACCGACTGAGTCATTTTTCAATTTCATGTGTGGGAAGATAGTAACGAGTCGAGAATGACGCTGCCGATGGCTTGTCATTTATTGACGGTGGATTGCAGTGCCGAATGAAGGAATTGCTTGCCACAATCAGCCGAATGCACCAGATATAGACTGCATGGGAACGCCGTTGGTCTGACCACCAGCGGTTTCCTGCCTCTCGCGCATCCGTAGCTCAATTGGATAGAGCTTCTGACTTCGGATCAGAAGGTTGCAGGTTCAAGTCCTGCCGGATGCACCATTGAAACTATGAGGTTGTTCTCACCCAATTGTTTCTAAAAATTTTGGCGCTCTACGATTCTTCGTGCCCTGTTCGTAGGCAAACGCAATCTTGAGTAACAGCGCTTCACTATAAGCCCGGCCAAAAAAGGACATCCCCACCGGCAACCCCAGGACCTGCCCCGCGGGCACGGTAATATTTGGATACCCTGCAACCGCCGCCGGCGATGAGCTTCCGCCTACATCTCGGTCCCCGTAAACAGCATCCGTTGTTCCCGCCGGTCCACCCGATGGGCCAAGAATTGTGTCCAGTTGATATTTGTCCATTACCGCGTCGATTCCCTCCGTGCGCGACCTGCGCCGGCATTTCTCCAGCGCGTCCAGGTAAATCTTGTCCGTCAACGGTCCTCGCGCTTGTGCTTTTTCAAATTGTTCCTGGCCAAAAAATGCCAGCTCGCGCTCCTTGTTTTTCAAATTGAATTCGATCAAATCCTGCAAACTGTGCATCTGCACATCCGGTCCCAGCCAGGTGAGGTACTCGTTGATTCCCGCTTTGAATTCATAACTCAAAACGATTCCTTCCGCGTCGCCTGCATTGGCAATGTTCTCATCGAACTCGACCAACGTCGCGCCCAGCGCTTTCATGTCGTCCCGCGCCTTTCGCAGCACGCCAGCCGCCGG
Above is a genomic segment from Candidatus Angelobacter sp. containing:
- a CDS encoding Rieske (2Fe-2S) protein, translated to MFLTAGLAAGGCQSGESGHPSAARPKIINAGPAGNYTADGIYSRYRNQGFFIVRQGEKLFALSSYCTHRKCKLTAEADHTFYCPCHGSTFALNGHVTKGPARTD
- a CDS encoding amidase family protein — protein: SAVCGIVGIKPTVGLVSRRGIIPISRTQDTAGPMARTVTDAAILLNALAGGDPRDEATQNSNVAAGFDYAASLDVNGLKGARIGVPMRSFRGGSPAAGVLRKARDDMKALGATLVEFDENIANAGDAEGIVLSYEFKAGINEYLTWLGPDVQMHSLQDLIEFNLKNKERELAFFGQEQFEKAQARGPLTDKIYLDALEKCRRRSRTEGIDAVMDKYQLDTILGPSGGPAGTTDAVYGDRDVGGSSSPAAVAGYPNITVPAGQVLGLPVGMSFFGRAYSEALLLKIAFAYEQGTKNRRAPKFLETIG